A genomic window from Nicotiana sylvestris chromosome 11, ASM39365v2, whole genome shotgun sequence includes:
- the LOC104228025 gene encoding carboxylesterase 15-like has product MEDSSSAVQPHEVEECRGVLRVYSDGTIVRSSKPSFEVPIQYDGSVLWIDVVFDAMHNLQLRLYKPTFPTSANKLPIFYYIHGGGFCIGSRTWPNCQNYCFKLASELQAVIISPDYRLAPENRLPTAIEDGYMAIKWLQDQAVSNEPDTWLTDVADFSRVFISGDSAGGNIAHNLAVRLKAGSAELAPVRVRGYVYLLPFFGGTTRTKFEAEGPKEAFLNIELIDRFWRLSIPIGETTDHPLVNPFGPNSPDLEKIDLDPILVIVGGCDLLKDRAEDYAKRLKEWGKKIEYVEFEGQQHGFFTIYPNSDPSKKLMLTINKFIQDNSS; this is encoded by the exons ATGGAGGACAGTAGTAGTGCAGTTCAGCCACATGAGGTGGAAGAGTGTAGAGGTGTTCTTAGGGTGTATAGTGATGGAACTATAGTAAGATCAAGTAAGCCAAGTTTTGAAGTACCTATACAATATGATGGTTCAGTTCTTTGGATAGATGTTGTATTTGACGCCATGCATAACCTTCAACTCCGGCTCTATAAGCCGACTTTTCCCACTTCGGCTAATAAGCTGCCCATCTTCTACTACATTCACGGTGGCGGCTTTTGCATCGGCTCACGGACGTGGCCAAATTGTCAAAACTATTGTTTCAAGCTTGCTTCTGAGCTCCAAGCCGTGATTATCTCCCCCGACTATCGGTTGGCTCCTGAGAACCGGCTCCCAACTGCCATTGAAGATGGTTACATGGCTATTAAATGGCTCCAAGATCAAGCCGTGTCTAATGAGCCGGACACGTGGCTTACAGATGTTGCTGACTTTAGCCGAGTGTTTATTTCAGGTGATTCAGCCGGTGGTAACATCGCGCATAATTTGGCGGTTCGGCTTAAAGCTGGATCAGCCGAGCTGGCTCCGGTTCGAGTTAGGGGTTATGTATATTTGCTTCCTTTCTTTGGAGGGACTACAAGGACAAAATTTGAAGCTGAGGGACCTAAAGAAGCTTTCTTAAACATTGAGCTCATTGACAG GTTTTGGAGACTATCAATACCAATAGGGGAAACAACTGACCATCCACTTGTGAACCCATTTGGGCCCAACAGTCCAGACTTGGAAAAGATTGATCTTGACCCAATTCTTGTGATTGTTGGAGGATGTGATCTTCTTAAAGACAGAGCTGAAGACTATGCAAAGAGATTGAAGGAATGGGGAAAGAAGATTGAATATGTGGAGTTTGAAGGACAACAACATGGTTTTTTCACTATTTATCCCAATTCAGACCCTTCCAAGAAGTTGATGCTCACTATCAACAAGTTCATTCAAGACAATTCTTCTTAA
- the LOC104228026 gene encoding protein SPA, chloroplastic translates to MATTLSHSSLYPLHSLSSSCFSSTIRSSLCPFSCCPSSFSFPITQFSTNLEIPVLSSCCSQIQKLFPSTIKHHHPILLFVGVDSPPLDTQTFLATFSVLAAIALSLFLGLKGDPVPCDRCAGNGGTKCVFCNDGKMTTEKGLVDCKVCKGAGLVFCKKCAGSGYSKRL, encoded by the exons ATGGCAACAACACTCTCTCACTCCTCACTCTATCCCCTCCATTCTCTCTcctcttcttgtttttcttcaaCAATTCGTTCATCTCTATGCCCTTTCAGTTGctgtccttcttcattttctttcccaATAACTCAGTTCTCAACAAATCTTGAAATCCCAGTATTGTCATCATGTTGTTCCCAAATTCAGAAACTATTCCCATCCACAATAAAGCATCATCACCCCATTTTGCTCTTCGTTGGTGTTGACTCACCCCCTTTGGATACCCAAACATTTCTTGCCACTTTCAGCGTTTTAGCTGCCATTGCTCTCTCCCTCTTTCTTGGCCTCAAG GGAGATCCAGTTCCTTGTGATAGGTGTGCTGGGAATG GTGGTACGAAGTGTGTCTTTTGCAATGATGGTAAGATGACAACCGAAAAAGGATTAGTTGACTGCAAAGTTTGCAAGGGTGCAG GATTAGTATTCTGCAAGAAATGTGCTGGTTCTGGATACTCAAAACGGTTGTGA